The Colias croceus chromosome 19, ilColCroc2.1 genome contains the following window.
agagaatttttttaagctattgcatagcttctatcgcgggccttgagcgcggggaccgaatccagaaattccgtaacgaaaaacctcacgctcccaactccgacgggcggagaccgcgtggcttgaaggcatagcatgcaatagctttaccgcggtagtccccgagtgccacactttttattatatcgatataattttattatatagattgaAAGTTTCTGAAGTCTCAGGAAGAGGATGAGTGCATAAAGAAAATCAGCCCCtcatatgttatttttgtattagcaGATTTTATAGcatcgatatcgataaaatatacctattccatgcaaaatattaattttaggaTAATCAGCTTAAGTTCATAATTTTTACTAACATTTAGTATTTTCCGCCTTTCGCGTCGCATCGCCGTGGTATCctactaattttaaaaattcgaaagtttgtaagtgtGGATGCATGTTTGTTACGCTTTCAGgaaaaaactactgaactgatttgggtgaaactttatattttatatattcgaATAAAACTCGGAATACATACTTTATACGGGTTCGTTCGGGTGGTATCGCGCGgcatatttagtttttttatatagctCTTTTTCAGGTACGGTTGCTctggtcgcggaagaattctaatcaatacccgcggccccatcattaaagcggctcgacggaacacagtggggttttagtcggtaagaatccgacataacccccGGTCCCTACcacgggggccgtgggtatctttggaagatttccccactataaaaaaaaaggtacGGTTGCTCTACAGCTTCTAGCTTTCTCTACAGGAGAAAAGTGAGATAGAGCttgtatttcttaaaaaaatactcgtttcataatataataaaatgatattataatgtcttttatttgaaatattacaaCCAATTTCACACTTATCTTAGattatttccaaaataaaacataacgaTTACCTTCTTTGAACATCTTTCTGATAacacttatttttaaactttttttttaaagtttcataGATTTCTAACAATTGTTTATAAGCCTACATATACTATAACTGTAAATTTTGAATAGCTTTTACGACTTTGTAAAAATTTGggattttttaattagtatatGGCGAAGCATAATAACTCTGTTACtgttcattataatatgattaggTGTGGAGAGTAGTTATTAATcttttatattacctacttttCGCATATAAGTAAGAAAAAGAAAGTTCTTGTAAACATAACCTAGAGCTAATGAAGCCTTTTAAAAATACGACACTTAGTTTTAGTTTTGATCAATACAGTTTTTCaagtttttagtttaatttatataaactaaactaaatataaaataatgcgATACCTATACAATAAAGGTGTTAGCTTAGTCTATGATCTGAAATTATCTGTGGCTTAGTTACCTAAAAAGTCCTACAAAAAGGTTCAGGTTACAACGACTTCCTATATTAACTCTTATATCTCCAAAGAAATGTTCCCcctataataacaaaataacggGTTAAAATAATACCTCCTACGTAGCCTAGACTAGTGAGCAGAGCaagctagtctatactaatactaatatataaatgaatgaatgaatgaatgaatgaaacatttcattaatcactacatagtataaaacaaagtcgctttctctgtccctatgtccctttgtatgcctttaaaactacgcaacggatttcgatgcggttttttttaatagatagagtgaatcaagaggaaggttttagtatataatttattaggttttagacaaagcgggcgaagccgcgggcggtaagctagtaatattataaagaggaaaagtttgtaattatgtatgtatgtatggttttcatgcacaaactactggaccgattttgatgaaatttggcacagacaatctttagaccctgagaaagaacataggctaccttttatggcgaaatatgtaccacgggcgaagccggtgcggaccgctagttgttaataaaataataccaaTAGAAGATTGGTATTATTTTAGGGCGTGGTAACATACCTCAAGTGAGAGCACAcgtcaattaaattaaacccAATGATTCGAAAAACACTCTAATTATTGTAACAATAACGAATCATCTGTCGATTgctaaaaaattattgaagatTGCTAAATGATTACCATTTGAACTCAAGgtgtaaattattaacttgTCATTgaaatttctttctttctcaTCACAGGTTTGGATTATTTCTAAGTGTAGGTTTTCTTGCacaattatctatatatatctatacttaataataaatctgtgTGGTGTTTTTAAGAGGTttcaagatatttatttaaataggcAGTTTTATTAAGAGATATTTTGAGAGCtatgtatataataagtattattgaTTAGAAGAGAGTTCTATCATTCTATCAATCTTACTTTTACTTGCGACATGCGAAATTGGTCTAATTCTAATCAACCCACATacaaaatagaatagaaatcaatttttatatacctacaagaTCAATACAAGGTCCTTCAGTTCTAAGTATATAATCTTTCAAGACTACTACTAATATGGTAAGATCAAACAATAAATTCGTAATCGCCTCACATACCATAATAACTCTACACTTGACTGGCTAAAACCTATTGAAGTCAGAATTATATGCACCGGAAAATTAGTATTATAGTGATGGATTGATGTGTTATAACACCTTCCTGTTTCTCTACTTATTAATACTCCTAATGCTTCTATATGAAATTGAGGAAATTTTTTCTTAGAAAGCGAAATTTCGTTACAAAAATAGTATAGatacaatacattatttttcaataaatcttTCTTTGAAACGTGTATTTGCACTTTCATAGAAAAGTTActaagtatacataatattatgttccatttttattttttatatctaaacGAACTTGCTAAGTCATTTCGAAAtagtcataaaaataatacctatctcccaaatactatttattcaatgtgaaaaatgtacaaaaataatacaaggtgtctcaaaagaaagtttatattttgtggatgaataaaaaaaagtaagcggtgtattgaaaaaatgtttatcaattattaaattgaatttatttcttaaaataatatcgtccaaatgcagtccattgcgttcacggcactcatttaatcgaacagtaaaattacagtatttatgacagctcggcaggtagacacagtgatggctgccatttcgtgctggatattttcttttaaatgctcTAGAGAAGTTGGTTTGTTGGCATACACTTTCCTAattaacatacattttaaaatgagtgccgtgaacgcaataaactgcatttggacgacattatttttaagaaataaattcccatattatgcactttaataattaatagataaacattttttcaatacacagcttaatttttttattcatccacaaaatataaactttcttttgagacaccctgtataataaatggtATAAATAatctctttattttataaattgcatGAGTTACTATTACAAATaacgaacaaaaaaaaaactttctcccatatatgtttttattactgaattcaaaaataataaagacatTTGAAGGTCTCATGACGTGACGCTTTTGGCAACTTTCACCGAAGACCGTTACTCCAGTGTACCGATAGCAATAATCAATTAATGGAATGGTATATGGTCTGTATGGTCATAAACTCAATCCGACTTCAGTTATAATTTGACACACAAAACAGCAGGAATATATTGATGGGATAACAATACAAGTGAAATACATGATACTTATCGATTGACTAACAAAACAATTCACTATTACCCAAGAATTAAAGTAACTAAtcacaaaatatgttattgtTATAGCTTAGCTTTTTATATAAAGCAATAATCTAACAACTAATAACTAATCTAATAACTTTTTTCCTTACTTTTTTGCGTGTTCACaatgtcaaaattttaaactaagatagtattttctagggtttgattttacgcgagtattatacatttagaaattaaagactttttaacggattttaaacgcgatttattcattctattattttcccgacgtttcgaacactttacagcgagcgtggtcacggggagactgagatgttgtacgtcttgatggtcattcaaaaattgttatttgtgaacTACCTCCACCTATTCCTCCGTAGTTGGTATCTGGAGTATTTTTCCGGATGTTGGCAGTATTGGCTGATCGTGTCTTCTAGTCTTTTGGTACGTTTGACAtgggattttaaattcttaataacaGGATCCCAGGTGTTAGAAAGTTTCAAACCATCTTCTCTATTGAAATTtggatgttttttaatttcaatagccTCGCGCACAAgtcttggaaaaaatttattttctctggCAAGGATTTGTGGTTGGTCAAATCTTATGAAGTGGTTGTTGTCCAGTGTGTGTTCACATACCGCAGACTTCTTGTGACGCCGATGCTTGATATCCGCAATGTGCTCCTTCAGTCGGTTAGCAATGCTTCTTTTTGTTTGGCCGATGTATGAGAGACCACAGTCACAGTCTAACTTGTACACGCCTGCATCTTGTAGAggaatattacttttaattggtCTCAAGAATTGGTTTATCTTCTTATGCGGCttatatatagttttaattgaagCTCGTCTTAGGATTCTTCCAATTCTGTCAGTAACTCCCTTCACATATGGTAGGTAGGCCGGTTGTCTTTCAACTGTGTGTGGCTTCGTTCGACTCCTGTGATGCTGTGGAGGCGCCTGCAGCTTGTTGTTACGTAGTACTCGCTTGACATGCTGCAGTTCCCCGCTGAGGTGGGCAGCATCACAGAGGTGGCGGGCTCTCTGAAACAAAGATTTACCGACAGAAGCTAGTTGGCAAGGGTGGTGGTGAGATTCACCATTGAGGTACCTATCAGTATGAGTGACTTTCCTATACACTGTATGGTTGAGCATGCCATCCCGTCCCctcattattaaaatgtcaagAAAGGCTAGACGGTTGTTAGTTTCTAACTCCATAGTAAATTGGATGTTTTTATGTATGGAGTTAAGATGTTCTAAAAATGCAGGTATATGTTCAGTAGGGAGTATTGTGAAGGTGTCATCTACATAGCGTTTATACAGTCTCGGTTTGACTGGTGCTGTGGCCAAGGCTCTCTCCTCGAAGTCttccataaaaatatcagcgACAACGGGTGATACTGGAGAGCCCATGGCCACCCCATCAACCTGCATGTAAAATTCACCATTCCACAATAAATAGCCAGATGTTAAATGTAATGACATTAAATCTTGACACTAAGTATCTTATTCCATCTTGCGTGAAACCTCCTAAGATGTATGGCTTACctaaaatacacaaaactaATACTCCATTAAGACCTATTGTGAGTCAAATTGATACACCCACTCAAAAACTATCACAACACATGTCTAGGGTGCTCGCTCCCCTCAGAGGTAACACCAGTGCTTATGTTAAGGACTCATACCATTTTGTTGAGATATTAAAAGACCTAAATATCGCAAACAATGAAACTATGGTTAGCTTTGATGTGCAGTCTCTTTTTACTAATCTCCCGGTGACTGATTGCATCAATATTGTTAAGAAAAGGTTAGGTGAACACAATATGCCATTAGAATATGCAGAGATCTTAGAACATTGCCTAACATCTGGCTATTTATTGTGGAATGGTGAATTTTACATGCAGGTTGATGGGGTGGCCATGGGCTCTCCAGTATCACCCGTTGTcgctgatatttttatggaaGACTTCGAGGAGAGAGCCTTGGCCACAGCACCAGTCAAACCGAGACTGTATAAACGCTATGTAGATGACACCTTCACAATACTCCCTACTGAACATATACCTGCATTTTTAGAACATCTTAACTCCATACATAAAAACATCCAATTTACTATGGAGTTAGAAACTAACAACC
Protein-coding sequences here:
- the LOC123700066 gene encoding uncharacterized protein LOC123700066, with the translated sequence MQVDGVAMGSPVSPVVADIFMEDFEERALATAPVKPRLYKRYVDDTFTILPTEHIPAFLEHLNSIHKNIQFTMELETNNRLAFLDILIMRGRDGMLNHTVYRKVTHTDRYLNGESHHHPCQLASVGKSLFQRARHLCDAAHLSGELQHVKRVLRNNKLQAPPQHHRSRTKPHTVERQPAYLPYVKGVTDRIGRILRRASIKTIYKPHKKINQFLRPIKSNIPLQDAGVYKLDCDCGLSYIGQTKRSIANRLKEHIADIKHRRHKKSAVCEHTLDNNHFIRFDQPQILARENKFFPRLVREAIEIKKHPNFNREDGLKLSNTWDPVIKNLKSHVKRTKRLEDTISQYCQHPEKYSRYQLRRNRWR